A single region of the Accipiter gentilis chromosome 6, bAccGen1.1, whole genome shotgun sequence genome encodes:
- the CENPV gene encoding centromere protein V — protein sequence MGRATAGSARRSRRGSAAASSPAGGSRRGRGKKADGSPAGPGAQAEPPGPGPFNLGAQSRRWAAFQERHRLSCEEAARLLLDAYEYRGLVKHTGGCHCGAVRFEVWASADLHVFNCNCSICTKKQNRHFIVPASRFKLLKGADNLTTYTFNTHRAQHTFCKTCGVQSFYTPRSNPDGYGIAPHCLDDGTVQTIVTEDINGKEWEKAVKEHKTIRDMSKP from the exons ATGGGGCGAGCCACGGCGGGCAGTGCGCGGCGGTCCCGGCGGGGCAGCGCGGCCGCCAGCTCCCCCGCGGGCGGGAGCCGCCGGGGGCGAGGGAAGAAGGCGGACGGatccccggccgggccgggggcgcaggcagagccccccggccccggccccttcAATCTGGGGGCGCAGAGCAGGCGCTGGGCCGCCTTCCAGGAGCGGCACCGGCTGAGCTGCGAAGAGGCGGCGCGGCTGCTGCTGGACGCCTA TGAATACAGAGGTTTGGTCAAACACACAGGAGGCTGTCACTGCGGAGCCGTCCGCTTTGAGGTCTGGGCTTCAGCAGATCTGCATGTTTTTAACTGCAA ttgcAGCATTTgcacaaagaaacagaacagacaCTTCATTGTCCCAGCGTCGCGTTTCAAGTTGCTGAAG GGTGCTGATAATTTGACAACATACACCTTCAACACACATCGTGCCCAGCACACATTCTGCAAGACCTGTGGCGTACAGAGCTTTTATACTCCTCGTTCTAATCCAGATGGTTATG GAATAGCTCCGCATTGTCTGGATGATGGCACCGTGCAGACCATTGTCACAGAGGATATCAATGGCAAGGAATGGGAGAAGGCAGTGAAGGAACATAAGACCATCAGAGACATGTCCAAACCCTGA